One window of the Lepidochelys kempii isolate rLepKem1 chromosome 23, rLepKem1.hap2, whole genome shotgun sequence genome contains the following:
- the LOC140902060 gene encoding DELTA-sagatoxin-Srs1a-like, producing MAWRWGTGGRSYCFSGHSLLPPSPQILPGSKESCLFTKGRYCFRGSVGLLVYKSDAFTLAIMFSNPFDYNLYCVEFGLEICPGKEHLGDMEEVYARMYNYMPANSCTTFKKAKLGQCQEALVVSAGNIRVTATMSNAAKAVIKVLVEEKGNPPPYSKNPIYYKTHS from the coding sequence GAGTTACTGCTTCAgcggccacagcctcctgcctccttccccccaaatcctGCCAGGATCCAAGGAGAGCTGTCTGTTCACAAAAGGACGGTACTGCTTTCGTGGGAGCGTGGGCCTGCTGGTGTACAAGTCAGACGCCTTCACCCTTGCCATcatgttctccaacccctttgaCTACAACCTCTACTGTGTTGAGTTTGGCCTCGAGATCTGCCCAGGCAAAGAGCACCTTGGTGACATGGAGGAAGTCTATGCAAGGATGTACAATTATATGCCTGCCAACAGCTGCACAACGTTCAAGAAAGCCAAGCTGGGCCAATGCCAGGAAGCGCTTGTGGTCTCCGCAGGGAATATCCGTGTCACGGCCACCATGTCCAATGCTGCCAAAGCAGTCATTAAAGTGCTTGTAGAGGAAAAAGGGAACCCACCTCCCTACTCAAAGAACCCGATTTACTACAAGACACACTCCTAG